The Amaranthus tricolor cultivar Red isolate AtriRed21 chromosome 6, ASM2621246v1, whole genome shotgun sequence genome has a segment encoding these proteins:
- the LOC130815349 gene encoding photosystem I chlorophyll a/b-binding protein 6, chloroplastic, producing MALVVASTALSNLPIIREVPGKLLFGCQVKKCNPYPNSTKLRAAKGGVSSVCEPLPPDRPLWFPGTSPPPWLDGSLPGDFGFDPLGLGSDPETLKWFAQAELMHSRWAMLAVAGILIPEWLESIGLMENFDWFNAGSQEYFADPITLFVVQLALMGWVEGRRWADYVNPGSVDIEPKVPNKKRPKPDVGYPGGLWFDPMMWGRGSPEPVMVLRTKEIKNGRLAMLAFVGLCFQAVYTGEGPLENLSKHIADPGHYNIFTAFSSH from the exons ATGGCACTAGTTGTTGCTTCTACTGCATTGTCAAACCTTCCAATAATAAG AGAAGTTCCAGGAAAACTTCTATTTGGGTGTCAAGTCAAGAAATGTAATCCTTATCCTAATAGTACAAAGTTGAGGGCAGCAAAAGGTGGAGTTTCCAGTGTATGTGAACCACTTCCTCCTGATAGGCCTTTGTGGTTCCCTGGTACTTCTCCTCCTCCATGGTTAGATGGCAG TCTTCCTGGTGATTTTGGCTTTGACCCACTAGGATTAG GGTCAGACCCAGAGACACTAAAATGGTTCGCACAAGCCGAGCTAATGCACAGCAGATGGGCAATGCTAGCAGTAGCAGGCATCCTGATCCCAGAATGGCTGGAATCCATCGGCCTAATGGAAAACTTTGATTGGTTCAATGCTGGATCACAGGAGTATTTTGCAGACCCAATTACACTATTTGTAGTGCAACtagctttaatgggttgggtcGAGGGTAGAAGATGGGCAGACTATGTGAACCCTGGAAGTGTCGATATTGAGCCTAAGGTTCCCAATAAGAAGAGACCGAAACCGGATGTGGGCTACCCCGGTGGGCTATGGTTTGATCCAATGATGTGGGGCAGAGGGTCTCCTGAGCCCGTTATGGTTTTAAGGACTAAAGAAATCAAGAATGGGAGGCTTGCTATGTTGGCATTTGTTGGGTTATGTTTTCAAGCAGTTTATACAGGAGAAGGCCCTCTTGAGAATCTTAGCAAACATATTGCTGATCCTGGTCATTACAACATTTTTACG GCATTCTCATCACATTGA
- the LOC130815348 gene encoding pollen receptor-like kinase 3, whose product MSAVRFLLLLLCLSLSPPGLQSITEAEALMAFKNSLSNSESLDTWKPETDHCKWEGVFCDKGKSEIRRLHLTKMNLSGKIDVKSLIEIKHLISLSLSNNSFEGPLPPFNLLKDLKALYLSSNKFSGEIPGDYFMGTTLRRIWLSDNEFSGNVPESLGKLVGLSAVHLERNKFTGRIPEISQPSLTEFDVSGNELEGEIPVSMERFGVGSFKDNSGVCGKFVGTKCADTRKKGGNVKVTIGIMVGIVVVMASFVVLSAVMKSKDDENEEFNAINKEPTEDVVEVRVQGSSRSNRSSSGGGAGGGSTAGGSSRKSTDASHKKGGEQGSRKGSQQGKNAGMGDLTVINNEKGVFGLADLMKASAEVLGNGALGSAYKAVMSNGVSVVVKRIRDMNQLGKDEFDAEIRKIGKFRHKNILTPLAYHYRKEEKLVVSEYVPKGSLLYILHGDRGLSHAELNWPTRLKIIKGIASGMKYLYAELSDYDLPHGNLKASNIFLSSNYEPLLADYGFFKMVAPTQAAHGMFAYRAPESVHTLQVSSKGDIYCLGIVILELLTGKFPSQYLNAGKGGTNVIQWVRSAIEDKKESEFLDPDIASSTNSVKAMVELLRLGSSCTETDPSKRPTMEDVTNKIEEMQA is encoded by the exons ATGTCTGCTGTGAGatttcttcttctccttctttgtCTTTCATTATCACCTCCGGGTTTGCAATCCATAACCGAGGCAGAAGCTTTAATGGCATTCAAGAATTCATTGTCGAATTCGGAATCATTGGATACATGGAAACCTGAAACAGATCACTGTAAATGGGAAGGTGTATTTTGTGATAAAGGAAAATCTGAAATTCGTCGATTACATTTAACGAAAATGAATCTTTCAGGAAAAATAGATGTGAAATCCTTGATTGAGATTAAACATTTGATAAGTCTTAGTCTATCCAACAATTCATTTGAAGGTCCTTTACCcccttttaatttgttgaaaGATTTGAAGGCACTTTATCTTAGTTCTAACAAATTTTCAGGGGAAATTCCTGGGGATTATTTTATGGGTACTACTTTAAGGAGAATTTGGTTGTCTGATAATGAATTTTCTGGTAATGTTCCTGAATCTTTAGGGAAATTGGTAGGGTTAAGTGCAGTTCATTTGGAAAGGAACAAATTTACTGGTCGAATACCTGAAATTTCGCAACCATCTTTAACTGAGTTTGATGTTTCGGGAAATGAATTGGAAGGCGAAATCCCTGTGAGTATGGAGAGGTTTGGGGTGGGTTCGTTTAAAGACAATTCGGGTGTTTGTGGCAAATTTGTTGGAACAAAATGTGCTGATACAAGAAAAAAAGGTGGTAATGTGAAGGTAACGATTGGGATAATGGTTGGAATTGTAGTTGTAATGGCATCGTTTGTTGTTCTATCGGCTGTAATGAAGTCGAAGGATGATGAGAATGAAGAGTTTAATGCGATCAATAAGGAGCCGACAGAAGATGTTGTGGAGGTACGTGTGCAAGGGAGCTCTAGGAGCAATCGTAGCAGTAGTGGTGGTGGTGCTGGTGGAGGTAGTACTGCTGGTGGTAGCTCGAGGAAATCGACTGATGCATCGCACAAAAAGGGTGGGGAACAAGGGAGTCGAAAAGGGTCTCAGCAAGGGAAAAATGCAGGGATGGGTGATCTTACTGTGATCAATAATGAAAAGGGTGTGTTTGGTTTGGCAGATTTGATGAAGGCTTCAGCTGAAGTGCTAGGGAACGGTGCGCTTGGATCGGCCTATAAGGCTGTCATGTCTAATGGGGTGTCTGTTGTAGTTAAGAGAATTAGGGATATGAATCAGTTAGGGAAGGATGAGTTTGATGCTGAGATTAGGAAGATTGGTAAATTTCGACATAAGAATATCTTGACACCTTTAGCTTATCATTATCGAAAAGAGGAGAAGCTTGTGGTTTCCGAGTATGTTCCCAAGGGCAGCTTGTTGTATATCTTACATG GGGATCGAGGGCTAAGTCACGCAGAGCTCAACTGGCCTACTcgacttaaaattataaaaggcaTTGCGAGTGGGATGAAATACCTATATGCAGAGCTCTCTGACTATGACCTTCCACACGGGAACCTAAAAGCGAGCAACATTTTTCTGAGCAGCAACTATGAACCTCTCTTAGCTGATTACGGATTCTTCAAAATGGTTGCACCTACACAAGCAGCACATGGAATGTTTGCTTATAGAGCACCTGAATCAGTTCATACCCTGCAAGTGTCTTCGAAAGGAGACATATATTGCCTAGGAATTGTCATCCTAGAATTACTTACCGGGAAGTTCCCTTCTCAGTATCTGAATGCAGGAAAGGGAGGCACCAATGTGATTCAATGGGTTCGATCAGCCATTGAGGACAAGAAAGAGTCAGAGTTCTTAGACCCGGACATAGC